The proteins below are encoded in one region of Tolumonas auensis DSM 9187:
- the rluB gene encoding 23S rRNA pseudouridine(2605) synthase RluB, which translates to MSEKLQKVLARAGVGSRREMETVISEGRVSVNGKVATLGDRVEAKDVIRVDGHQISVPTLNDVICRVLAYHKPEGEVCTRHDPEGRPTVFDRLPRIKDSRWVAVGRLDVNTSGLLLFTTDGELANRLMHPSHEVEREYAVRVFGEVTEGMLQKLRHGVQLEDGPAKFDKITAGGGEGLNQWFNVTLCEGRNREVRRLWESLEVQVSRLMRIRYGDIKLDKTLPRGGWAELELPQVNYLRKMVSLLPEDRSKVFGVEDRRSEFKQAAQIRRAVRRHRERTVLQGEEVAGEAPAMPRPKVPRAAPPVKRERDDEVSWENARKRLRDGEPRKARPNANNRQRITRAGKTGR; encoded by the coding sequence ATGAGCGAAAAACTGCAAAAAGTACTGGCTCGAGCGGGTGTTGGTTCCCGTCGTGAGATGGAGACAGTGATTAGTGAAGGTCGCGTCAGTGTGAACGGCAAAGTCGCCACACTGGGTGATCGTGTAGAAGCTAAAGATGTGATCCGGGTTGATGGTCATCAGATCTCAGTTCCTACCCTGAATGACGTTATCTGTCGTGTGCTGGCTTACCATAAGCCGGAAGGGGAAGTGTGTACCCGTCATGATCCGGAAGGTCGTCCAACCGTATTTGATCGCCTGCCGCGGATCAAGGATTCACGCTGGGTTGCGGTGGGTCGTCTGGACGTGAACACATCGGGTTTGTTGCTGTTCACCACCGATGGTGAACTGGCAAACCGTCTGATGCACCCAAGTCACGAAGTAGAACGTGAATATGCGGTACGTGTTTTCGGTGAAGTGACCGAAGGCATGCTGCAGAAATTGCGCCATGGTGTGCAACTGGAAGATGGTCCGGCGAAGTTTGATAAAATTACCGCTGGTGGCGGTGAGGGTCTGAACCAGTGGTTTAACGTAACCCTGTGCGAAGGCCGTAATCGTGAAGTCCGCCGTCTGTGGGAATCACTGGAAGTGCAGGTTAGCCGTCTGATGCGTATCCGTTATGGTGACATCAAACTGGATAAAACCTTACCACGTGGTGGCTGGGCTGAATTAGAACTGCCACAGGTGAACTACCTGCGTAAAATGGTTAGTTTGCTTCCGGAAGATCGCAGTAAAGTCTTTGGTGTCGAGGATCGCAGAAGTGAATTTAAGCAGGCTGCGCAGATCCGTCGTGCCGTACGCCGTCACCGTGAACGTACTGTTCTGCAAGGGGAAGAGGTTGCTGGCGAAGCTCCGGCTATGCCGCGTCCGAAAGTACCGCGTGCAGCTCCTCCGGTAAAACGTGAACGTGATGATGAAGTCAGCTGGGAAAATGCCCGTAAGCGTCTTCGTGATGGCGAACCACGCAAAGCACGTCCAAATGCGAATAACCGTCAGCGTATTACCCGTGCGGGTAAAACAGGTCGTTGA
- the queC gene encoding 7-cyano-7-deazaguanine synthase QueC: MSQTKRKAVVVFSGGQDSTTCLLYAVQQYDEVHAITFDYGQRHVQEIEVARQIAADLGLAAHKVLDVGLLNELAVSALTRDAIPVSNDLQENGLPNTFVPGRNILFLTLAAIYAYQVGADTVITGVCETDFSGYPDCRDEFVKALNHAVKLGMERDVKFETPLMWLNKAETWALADKIGRLDYVRQQTLTCYNGVIGDGCGECPACKLRAKGLHDYQQAPDAVMAALNSKLS; the protein is encoded by the coding sequence ATGAGCCAGACTAAACGTAAAGCTGTTGTGGTTTTCAGTGGCGGGCAGGACAGCACTACCTGCCTGTTGTATGCCGTGCAGCAATATGATGAAGTGCATGCGATCACGTTTGATTATGGTCAGCGGCATGTGCAGGAAATTGAAGTTGCACGTCAGATCGCGGCTGATTTAGGTTTAGCCGCGCACAAAGTGCTGGATGTCGGTCTGCTCAACGAGCTGGCCGTTTCTGCGCTGACGCGTGATGCGATTCCGGTCAGTAATGATCTGCAGGAAAACGGCCTGCCGAATACGTTTGTACCGGGCCGCAACATTCTGTTTCTGACACTGGCGGCTATTTATGCTTATCAGGTTGGTGCTGATACGGTCATCACCGGCGTCTGTGAGACTGATTTTTCCGGCTATCCGGATTGCCGTGATGAGTTTGTTAAAGCGCTGAATCATGCGGTTAAGCTCGGTATGGAACGTGATGTTAAGTTCGAAACCCCGCTGATGTGGCTGAACAAAGCAGAAACCTGGGCGTTAGCCGACAAAATCGGCCGTCTGGACTATGTGCGCCAGCAAACACTGACCTGCTATAACGGCGTGATTGGCGATGGTTGTGGCGAATGTCCGGCCTGTAAGTTACGGGCTAAAGGCTTGCATGATTATCAACAAGCACCTGATGCTGTCATGGCGGCTCTGAACAGCAAGTTAAGCTAA
- a CDS encoding GAF domain-containing protein, which translates to MQQLEGEVVQQVSGLVSGEPDLIANLSNVSALLNQYLSDINWVGFYIMRDGELVLGPFQGKVACIRIPVGRGVCGAAAATRETQRIDDVHAFPGHIACDGASNSELVVPIIVNGKVVAVLDIDSPKHGRFTVELQQEMEAVGKVLEGLNW; encoded by the coding sequence ATGCAGCAATTAGAAGGCGAGGTAGTTCAACAGGTTTCGGGGTTAGTCAGTGGTGAACCGGATCTGATCGCCAATTTATCGAATGTCAGTGCGCTGCTGAATCAATATCTTTCTGATATCAACTGGGTTGGCTTTTACATCATGCGTGATGGTGAGCTGGTGCTGGGCCCGTTTCAGGGCAAAGTTGCCTGTATCCGTATTCCCGTCGGACGCGGTGTTTGCGGTGCGGCCGCAGCGACACGAGAAACACAGCGGATTGATGATGTGCATGCGTTTCCGGGGCATATCGCCTGTGATGGGGCCAGTAATTCTGAATTAGTAGTACCGATCATCGTAAACGGTAAGGTTGTTGCCGTGCTGGATATTGATAGCCCGAAACATGGTCGTTTTACGGTTGAACTGCAGCAGGAAATGGAAGCTGTGGGTAAAGTGTTGGAAGGTTTGAACTGGTAA
- a CDS encoding DUF4382 domain-containing protein — MKHQSGYAFTLLLLLAGCGGGGGSDSSTPTTTKLNLAISDAPVDSAQQVCIAVSALSLKQEGVTAEKQWGPLDLIDTNSNDGCLPVGYAIPKDNNGNPTFFYLDLLKYQDGDKHMLLSDEVIPSGKYEQLRLIVLDGTDKNNDLVGNTPLPASYVTEQDGTVKALEVPSDVLKFHSFNPLTSGVLDYQVEFNLRHAMVLPGHEEYYKLKPNGVKLLNVDVLSTISGSVAVSDANCGTTALSNGDVGVYLYKDTVTDYQGIDYDTAHNGPVLSGMVSDTDADGIYTYQLNYVEAGSYKLALVCNASGDFLTEAGNSSGYGLQVADPVQDVPVQDPAVSQTTSVIADF, encoded by the coding sequence ATGAAACATCAATCTGGTTATGCATTTACTCTGCTTCTGTTGCTGGCTGGTTGCGGTGGCGGCGGTGGCAGTGATTCATCTACACCAACTACAACAAAGCTTAATCTGGCAATCTCTGATGCGCCAGTTGACTCGGCACAGCAAGTTTGTATCGCTGTCAGTGCTCTGAGTCTGAAACAGGAAGGCGTGACCGCAGAGAAACAGTGGGGTCCGCTGGACTTAATTGATACAAACAGCAACGATGGCTGTTTGCCTGTCGGATATGCCATTCCTAAAGATAATAATGGTAATCCAACGTTTTTCTATCTTGATCTGCTGAAATATCAAGATGGTGATAAACATATGCTGCTGAGTGATGAAGTTATTCCTAGCGGAAAATATGAACAACTGCGCTTGATAGTTCTCGATGGCACAGATAAAAATAATGATCTGGTTGGCAACACCCCACTTCCAGCTTCATATGTAACAGAACAAGATGGTACTGTGAAGGCATTGGAAGTACCAAGCGATGTACTCAAATTCCACTCATTCAATCCACTAACCAGTGGTGTGCTTGATTATCAGGTAGAGTTTAACCTTCGCCATGCGATGGTATTACCTGGTCATGAGGAGTACTACAAGCTGAAACCTAACGGCGTAAAACTGCTGAATGTCGATGTACTGAGCACCATTTCAGGTTCTGTTGCTGTTTCCGATGCTAACTGTGGCACAACAGCCTTAAGTAATGGCGATGTTGGTGTCTATCTGTATAAGGACACAGTAACCGATTATCAGGGCATCGATTACGATACCGCCCATAACGGCCCGGTTCTTTCCGGTATGGTATCTGATACTGACGCTGACGGTATATATACCTACCAACTCAACTACGTTGAAGCTGGTTCTTACAAACTGGCACTCGTATGTAATGCTTCAGGCGATTTCCTGACTGAAGCTGGTAATTCAAGCGGGTATGGCCTCCAGGTTGCAGACCCAGTTCAAGACGTTCCGGTTCAAGATCCTGCAGTAAGCCAAACAACAAGCGTGATTGCAGACTTCTAA
- a CDS encoding esterase-like activity of phytase family protein — MKKVGLIMALSGSLSLFSATAVEVERYAIELPAEAQIPYHGLYASEFPRGIPTGLGSGLAFAGKQPDGSLLFYSLTDRGPNGDAPLWQDGKESTPTKIFMAPQFTPKMMQVRIAGGRAVASNAIELKDQQGNINGLPLPDELIGSTSETALSDALKPVTEQSERGLDTEGLVSDGQNGFWLCDEYGPFLIHVDAKGKILAKFGPTADKDEKTIASGLPNILKWRQPNRGFEGIARLPSGKIIAAVQSTLDIDGKTAKKASFIRLLELDPVTGATRMYAYPHDIDAYKKSADAKIGDMVALDDQRLLIIEQGKDADKKMRNLVYLMDLTNATDLTDKQLDGKEPEFASDRTALEKAGIHLVTKQLVLDLRAHGWNAEKAEGLTLVDNQTIAVASDNDFGLSVKVKNKEDDAKSPDDYSIDKNGQVYLEDKPVKTHFAIKASEGDEAKSQLWLFKLDKPLK, encoded by the coding sequence ATGAAAAAAGTTGGTCTTATCATGGCACTCTCGGGTTCATTGTCTCTTTTTTCTGCAACGGCAGTTGAAGTTGAACGTTATGCAATAGAACTGCCTGCTGAAGCTCAGATCCCGTATCACGGTCTTTATGCCAGTGAGTTTCCGCGTGGCATTCCGACAGGTTTAGGCTCAGGTCTGGCTTTTGCCGGTAAACAGCCGGATGGCAGTTTGCTGTTTTATTCCTTAACTGACCGGGGGCCGAACGGTGATGCACCGCTGTGGCAGGATGGTAAAGAATCAACGCCAACCAAAATATTCATGGCACCGCAATTCACACCCAAAATGATGCAGGTACGTATTGCGGGTGGAAGAGCCGTTGCCAGTAACGCCATTGAGCTTAAGGATCAGCAAGGTAACATCAATGGACTGCCTTTACCGGATGAGCTGATTGGTTCAACCAGCGAGACAGCACTGAGTGATGCGTTAAAACCTGTCACAGAGCAAAGTGAGCGCGGGCTGGACACCGAAGGTCTGGTTTCTGATGGACAGAATGGTTTCTGGCTATGTGACGAATATGGTCCGTTCCTGATCCATGTTGATGCCAAAGGAAAGATTCTGGCTAAATTCGGGCCAACCGCAGATAAAGATGAAAAAACAATCGCATCCGGTTTGCCGAATATTCTGAAATGGCGTCAGCCTAACCGTGGGTTTGAGGGAATTGCCCGTTTACCGTCCGGTAAGATCATTGCCGCGGTGCAAAGTACATTAGATATTGATGGTAAAACGGCGAAGAAAGCGTCGTTTATTCGTTTACTGGAATTAGACCCGGTGACCGGTGCAACCAGAATGTATGCCTATCCGCATGATATTGATGCCTATAAAAAGAGTGCTGATGCCAAAATCGGGGATATGGTTGCGCTGGATGATCAACGATTACTCATTATTGAGCAGGGTAAAGATGCCGATAAAAAAATGCGTAATCTGGTGTATCTGATGGATCTGACTAACGCGACCGATCTGACGGACAAGCAACTTGATGGTAAGGAACCGGAGTTTGCATCAGATCGTACGGCGCTGGAAAAAGCAGGCATTCATCTGGTCACCAAACAATTAGTGCTGGATTTACGGGCTCATGGTTGGAATGCAGAAAAAGCTGAAGGATTAACGCTGGTTGATAACCAGACGATTGCCGTGGCCAGTGATAATGATTTTGGCCTGAGCGTTAAGGTGAAAAATAAAGAAGACGATGCTAAATCGCCGGATGATTATTCCATCGATAAAAATGGGCAGGTTTATCTGGAAGATAAGCCAGTTAAAACTCATTTTGCTATTAAAGCGTCAGAGGGTGATGAAGCTAAATCTCAGTTATGGTTGTTTAAATTAGATAAACCGCTGAAATAA
- a CDS encoding metal-dependent hydrolase: protein MMAKTHQAFAVFSVLVVSKYAPGSFDNIVWACGLSMFGALLPDLDSPQSSFGRLIPLLSKPLHSMLGHRTITHSLLAVILLYSVLTSSPQWHSWADAICIGYFSHIVGDMLIGTNGVALFWPLKQKISLNPLRMQVAGAGEYLVFNLLICAIVVQGLTHFYPSFDLMSRAGPIFNICVDLYTKTILPAFTSLTFKYSSLFNGL, encoded by the coding sequence ATGATGGCAAAGACGCATCAGGCGTTTGCAGTATTCAGTGTGCTGGTGGTCAGTAAATATGCGCCGGGTTCTTTCGATAACATCGTTTGGGCGTGTGGTCTGAGCATGTTTGGCGCGTTACTTCCCGATCTTGATTCTCCGCAAAGTTCGTTTGGCCGTTTAATCCCGTTGCTGAGTAAGCCATTACATTCAATGCTGGGACACCGGACTATTACGCATAGTCTGCTCGCGGTTATCCTGCTGTATTCTGTTCTGACATCCTCTCCGCAATGGCATTCCTGGGCTGATGCAATCTGTATTGGCTATTTCAGCCATATTGTCGGTGATATGCTGATAGGCACGAACGGGGTTGCCCTGTTCTGGCCGTTAAAACAAAAGATCAGTCTGAATCCGTTGCGAATGCAGGTAGCTGGTGCGGGTGAGTACCTTGTGTTTAACCTACTTATCTGCGCGATAGTCGTACAGGGCCTGACTCATTTTTATCCCTCATTCGACCTGATGAGCCGGGCAGGTCCCATCTTCAATATTTGTGTCGATCTGTATACAAAAACAATCCTTCCTGCATTTACGAGCTTAACCTTTAAGTATAGTTCACTATTCAACGGGTTATAA